The segment GCTGTTCGCTCGCACGGCGTTTTCGCGAACGTTGGCCGAAAACTAGGTTGCTTTACCCGCGAACCCATGCATCAAAACGTTGTCGCCCAACGTTTCAATCGTGACGTCGGTCAGCTGCAGCGCTTCGCTCATGTCGGCCCAGCCGGCGCCGCCGATCGGGCTGGGAGCGCCGCTGCCGCCGATCAGCTTCGGGGCGACGAACGCAAAGACTTCGTCGATCTGCCCGAGCTTCAAGAATTCGCCCAGCAGCCCGGCGCCACCTTCGACCAGAATATTGGTCAAACGCCGTTTGCCGAGCTCAAGAAGCAGCGAATCAAGCCGCGCCGCATGATCCGAGCCGGCACACGGGAACACTTCACACCCGGCGTCGCGTAGCGCTTCGCAGCGCTGGGCGTCGGCGTCCATCTTCACCGCCACGAGCACCGGCGTCTCGTGCGCCGTTTGCACCAGCTTGCTCGTCAGCGACAGCGACGCTTCGCCGTCGACGACGATCCGTAGCGGCGTCCTGGCGCCCGGCGGCCTGACCGTTAACAGCGGATCATCGAGCAATGCCGTATGACTGCCGACGACGATCGCATCCATTCGACCACGAAGACGATGAACGCGCTCGCGGGCCAGTTCATTCGAGATCCAGCGGCTATGCCCGGCGTAGGTCGCCAGTTTGCCGTCGAGCGTCATCGCCCATTTGGCGATCACCCACGGCCGCTGCAACGCAAGCAACTTATGATACGGCGCGTTGAGCCGCTTCGCTTCCGCTTCGAGCAAGCCGACTTCGACGGCGATGCCGGCCTTTTTCAGCAGGTCGATTCCGCCCCCATCGACCAGACCGAACGGATCTTGCTGGGCGATCACCACCCGGGCGACCTGCGCTGCGATCAAAGCGTCGGTGCAGGGGGGAGTCTTGCCGTGATGGCAGCAAGGTTCCAGCGTGACGTACGCGGTCGCGCCGCGTACGTCTTTCCCTTTGCAGTCGGCCAGCGCCGCACGTTCGGCGTGCGGGCCGCCATACTTGGCGTGGTAGCCGCGGCCGATCACTTGACCCTGCTGAACCAGCACGCAGCCGACCATCGGATTCGGTTCGGCGGCGCCTTGTCCGAGCGAGGCCAACTGCAGGGCCTCACGCATATATCGCTCGTCATCGGCGGAAAATTGCATCGCTTCTCACCGCGCTGGCGGTTAGTCCATGCCGGGCATCCACAGTTTCGACTTCTGCGCTTCGCCGGCCGGAGCCGCCGCGCCCGTCGGATTGTCCGGAGTCCAAAGTCCTCCGCCAGCGGCAGGCTGAGCCGCAGCCGGAGCGGGAGCTCCGCCCGGAGGCATGTTGGTCGGACGACCATCCGGACCGATGATGCCGAACTGATATAGCAGCTGCATCAGCGGACGAGCCACTTCCGCTTCCTGCATGTGATTGCGGGTTAGGTCGTTCAGCAACGCTTGCGACTCTTGCGGTTCGCGGCGTTCCAGTCGGAGTCCCAGTTCGGCCAGCTTCCACATGCCGGGGGATTGGCCGTCAGCGACCGCAGCGGCTTGCGCCTTTTTCAGGTACTCGATCGCTTTGTCCGAGTCGCCGCTGTTGCGGGCCAGCTGACCATACAGCTCACCCTTGTCGATCTGAGCCGCGAGCGACTCACGGCCCAGCAGCGCTTCGGCGAAAATCCGAATCGCGGCTCGTTCGGCGGAGATGACCGAGCGGCCGTACGCTTTGACCAATCCGGTATCGTCCAGCGTCGCCGGATCGATGCGATAGAGCCGGACGCTCGGCAGCGAGTCGACATCGACCTGCGTTGCGTCGAGCTTCTCGAGGGTCGGCAGTTGTAGCTTTTGACGAAGCTCGTTGAAGTCGAACTTCCACTGCTGCGCCTGACCGGCGTTTTCCAGCACCAATACGGCGGCGGCCAGCTTCACGCGAAGCGCGGCGTCGCCGATCGCATCCAGCGCCGTTTTGCCGTCGAGCGCCGGCTGCGGCTGTGCGGTCCACGAATCCAATAGCGCCTGACGACGACGTTCATGGGTGAGGGCCTGCTTCTGCGCGGCGGTCACCGAGTCCGGCAAGCGCCAGCTCCAGGTCAGCGACGATTCCGCCTTCGGGATTTCGCCCAACTTCTTCTCTTCGCCGGCGGCGCCGATCGTATCGCCGCAGACTTCGCGCAGCGTCGCGACGGTTTCGTCGAACTTGTCGTTCTTCATTGTCGACAGTTCCAGTCGCGCGTCGCGGTCGGTCTCTTTGCCGAAGACGAGCATTTCGCCCAGCACGTTCGGCGCGGCGTCGACCGTCAATCCTTCGGCGGACGTCGGCACGGCGCGATCGAGCAGCCAATAGGCGACTTTCGGCGGCGGGTTATCGCCGTCGGCCAACTGCGACACGTCGATCGGCAGCACGCTGGCGCGATCATCGACGCGGAGTTTTTCGAGCACCCCTTCCAGATCTTGCACGGCGAACGGCACGTTGACCATATCGAACTGCGGACCAGGTTCGTCCGACAGCAACTGGGCGAGCGACTCCGCTTCGACCGCCGATTCAAAATCGCTTCGCTCGGCCGCGGCGGCGTAGGAGTGGAGATAACCGATCGCCGCTTCGTTGTAACCGAGCGTCGCCGACAGGACCGCCAGGTTTTCGAGCAGCGCCACGTTGCGCGGCGCTGCTGACTTCAGCTGTTCAAACAGGCTGATCGCTTTCCGCCAGCGACCGCCGCCCGCTTCGACCAGCGCCGCTTCAAACTCATCCTTCTTCGGGAAGTCGCTCGGGCATTCGGCCAGCGTCGGGTCGGTTTTTAGCAGCGACGGCAGTTCGCGCGACGAGTTGATCCGCATCAACAACTGCATCGCCATATCGTCGTCTTCCGGCGCGATGCTGCTTTGCAACATCAGGTGAGCCCGCGCAGCTGGGATCTTGCTGTCCATCAGCAAGGCCTGGCCGACGGCGCCGAGCGCCTCGTAGACGGTAAAGTGCAACTGCTGCGGCGACAGCTCCAGCGCGGTCTGCAACTCTTCGACCGCTTCGTTCGGCTGACCGCCGGCGGCGAGGAACGACGCGTTGAGCGCGTGCGCGGCGGGGTTTTGCGGATGCTTGGCCAGAAACTCGCCGATCGCGGCCGCAATCTTCTCTTCGGTTCCGACCTGCATTTGCAGCACGGCCCGATAGAACAGGGGAACCGAGTGATCCGGGTAACGGTCCAGCAACTTCTGCACGACGTCGAGCGCAGCGACGCGCTGGTCACCGGCGACCATTCGCTCGATCTTCTCCAGATCGGGAATCATCTCCGGGCAGTAAAACTTGATTTTCTTATCCGTTCCGCAAGGGGAGTTCGAATAGGGATCAATCGACATGACGACTCCGCGTGTGGATCTGACCTCGTTCCGCCGACGCCAAAAGCGACGTGCTAAACCCGAAATGCTAACACACCTTACGCTCGCTGACGAGCAGCGAACCGCCTTCCGGGTTAGCCGCCCCCCTCTTTCAGCTTCGCGGCGAATTTCCGCCGAAACTTGTCGACCTTGGGGGCGATGACCGCCGCGCAGTACGACTGATTTGGATGGGCGGAGAAATAGTTTCGGTGGTAGTCTTCGGCTGGAAAATAATTGATCAGAGGGGAAATCTCGGTAATGATCGGATCGGCGAACGCCCCCGACGAATCCAATTGCTTCACAAACGACTCGGCCGCCTCTTGTTGCGCGGCGTCGTGATAGAAAATCACCGAGCGGTATTGCGTGCCGACATCGGCCCCTTGCCGGTTCAGCGTCGTCGGATCATGCGTCTGAAAAAATATTTCTAATAACGACGCAAAATCTACTACCTCGGGGTTGTACTCAATGCGGATCACTTCGGCGTGCCCCGTCGTACCGCGGCAAACGGCTTCGTAAGTCGGATTGTCGGTCGTTCCGCCGGAATAGCCCGGCTCGACATGCGTCACCCCGTTCAACCTAGCGAAGATCGCCTCGGTGCACCAAAAACAGCCGCCGCCAAACGTC is part of the Blastopirellula sediminis genome and harbors:
- the ribD gene encoding bifunctional diaminohydroxyphosphoribosylaminopyrimidine deaminase/5-amino-6-(5-phosphoribosylamino)uracil reductase RibD; this translates as MQFSADDERYMREALQLASLGQGAAEPNPMVGCVLVQQGQVIGRGYHAKYGGPHAERAALADCKGKDVRGATAYVTLEPCCHHGKTPPCTDALIAAQVARVVIAQQDPFGLVDGGGIDLLKKAGIAVEVGLLEAEAKRLNAPYHKLLALQRPWVIAKWAMTLDGKLATYAGHSRWISNELARERVHRLRGRMDAIVVGSHTALLDDPLLTVRPPGARTPLRIVVDGEASLSLTSKLVQTAHETPVLVAVKMDADAQRCEALRDAGCEVFPCAGSDHAARLDSLLLELGKRRLTNILVEGGAGLLGEFLKLGQIDEVFAFVAPKLIGGSGAPSPIGGAGWADMSEALQLTDVTIETLGDNVLMHGFAGKAT
- a CDS encoding tetratricopeptide repeat protein, producing MSIDPYSNSPCGTDKKIKFYCPEMIPDLEKIERMVAGDQRVAALDVVQKLLDRYPDHSVPLFYRAVLQMQVGTEEKIAAAIGEFLAKHPQNPAAHALNASFLAAGGQPNEAVEELQTALELSPQQLHFTVYEALGAVGQALLMDSKIPAARAHLMLQSSIAPEDDDMAMQLLMRINSSRELPSLLKTDPTLAECPSDFPKKDEFEAALVEAGGGRWRKAISLFEQLKSAAPRNVALLENLAVLSATLGYNEAAIGYLHSYAAAAERSDFESAVEAESLAQLLSDEPGPQFDMVNVPFAVQDLEGVLEKLRVDDRASVLPIDVSQLADGDNPPPKVAYWLLDRAVPTSAEGLTVDAAPNVLGEMLVFGKETDRDARLELSTMKNDKFDETVATLREVCGDTIGAAGEEKKLGEIPKAESSLTWSWRLPDSVTAAQKQALTHERRRQALLDSWTAQPQPALDGKTALDAIGDAALRVKLAAAVLVLENAGQAQQWKFDFNELRQKLQLPTLEKLDATQVDVDSLPSVRLYRIDPATLDDTGLVKAYGRSVISAERAAIRIFAEALLGRESLAAQIDKGELYGQLARNSGDSDKAIEYLKKAQAAAVADGQSPGMWKLAELGLRLERREPQESQALLNDLTRNHMQEAEVARPLMQLLYQFGIIGPDGRPTNMPPGGAPAPAAAQPAAGGGLWTPDNPTGAAAPAGEAQKSKLWMPGMD
- the msrA gene encoding peptide-methionine (S)-S-oxide reductase MsrA, whose amino-acid sequence is MAEATFGGGCFWCTEAIFARLNGVTHVEPGYSGGTTDNPTYEAVCRGTTGHAEVIRIEYNPEVVDFASLLEIFFQTHDPTTLNRQGADVGTQYRSVIFYHDAAQQEAAESFVKQLDSSGAFADPIITEISPLINYFPAEDYHRNYFSAHPNQSYCAAVIAPKVDKFRRKFAAKLKEGGG